The nucleotide sequence ACGGGGGAGATGTGGGTGTAAAGTCCCATAGCAACGGCTGAGAAACCGTCAATAACAGCCTTCTGCTCCATGTATTCAGGTGCGGTAACGGCAACAGGAAGCTGTGACGGATCTACCCCAAGGGCGTTGGCAATTGCAACAACCGTCATAATAATCCTTCCGGTATCTGTACAAGTACCAAAGGAAAGAACCGGTGGAATTCCTAAAGCCTTACAAACTCCTGCTAACTTCGGTCCTGCATACTTATCAACTGCCTCTAGAGTTTCAAGACCGGCCTTCTGTAAACCGGCATTTCCACAACCTGCACCGATAACTAGGATATCCCTCTTTATAAGCTCCTTGGCAATCTGAACCGTCATTGAATCCTGGGGACCGTTTCCGAGGGAAGTACAGTTAACAAGGGCAACAACTCCTTTAATGTCACCGTTCTTAATAACCTCAAGTAGGGGATCAAGGGAACCACCAAGGGCATTAACGATAGCTTCAGCAGAGAATCCAACGATGGCCTTCTGCCTAAACCTGCTAACGTCCTCCTTCTGCCTATTTCTCCTCTCCTTGAAGTTCTCAATCGCTATCTTAATTATCTCCTCAGCAATCTTAGATTCATTTCCAGGTTCATACTCAAGTCTTATGGAACCTGGAACGCCGATAATGTTTGAAACAGCAACAAGCTTAAAGTTGTACTTATCAGCATACTCCTTTAGGTTTGCAAGGGAACAGTTCATATCCATAACGAATGCGTCAACGGCACCTGTTGAAAGGAAGTACTCAATTGAAATCCAGTTAGAAGTAAGACCTGCAAAGACATCACCACACTCTAAGCGGGCCATCATCTCCTGACCTGTTTCAATTGAACCTACAATCTTAAGCCCTTTAGCTCCTGCTTCCCTGGCCATTTGCTGGAACTTCTCATCCTGAGCCAGCTTAACGAGTGCCATTCCCACAAAAGGTTCGTGACCATTTGGGAGGATATTAACGTAGTCTGGATCTAGAACGCCAAAGTCAACTGTACACTCGTGAGGATTTGGAGTTCCGTAGAGGGCATCTTGAA is from Thermovibrio guaymasensis and encodes:
- the cooS gene encoding anaerobic carbon-monoxide dehydrogenase catalytic subunit, which codes for MFGFFKKGENNEKKPEGLSKEIGIKMPSFHESVNYMYTKVKEAGLSNVADRFEAMEQVRCKFCKEGVSCQLCSMGPCRITSKTPRGVCGIDAHGIVMRNMLIKANMGLAAYTYHCREAALTLLETAKGNTVYEIKDPSKIDALAQVLGVDTSLPLDKRAEAVAEGVLKSLAENKTSVFVEKLAPESRKEVFKRLGIMPKGPMNELVDSVARSMTNIDGDYISLALAALRNGVASAFGALVPLEMIQDALYGTPNPHECTVDFGVLDPDYVNILPNGHEPFVGMALVKLAQDEKFQQMAREAGAKGLKIVGSIETGQEMMARLECGDVFAGLTSNWISIEYFLSTGAVDAFVMDMNCSLANLKEYADKYNFKLVAVSNIIGVPGSIRLEYEPGNESKIAEEIIKIAIENFKERRNRQKEDVSRFRQKAIVGFSAEAIVNALGGSLDPLLEVIKNGDIKGVVALVNCTSLGNGPQDSMTVQIAKELIKRDILVIGAGCGNAGLQKAGLETLEAVDKYAGPKLAGVCKALGIPPVLSFGTCTDTGRIIMTVVAIANALGVDPSQLPVAVTAPEYMEQKAVIDGFSAVAMGLYTHISPVPPVTGSDKVVKLLTEEVEGLTGGKIAVGDDPVQAADGIEEHIMKKRDLLGI